The Streptomyces sp. B3I8 nucleotide sequence TGACCAGACACCAGGCTTCATCGAACGAGCGTCTCTCCCTGTCGTCGAAGAACCAGACCTCACCCCTCGTGTTCTTCACGGGGCCGACGGCCAGGTGCTGGTCATTCGTGTGGCTGTAGGAGCCTCCTCCTGCCATGTGACTGGCATCCACGTAGGTGGTGCCCCCGGACGCGGCGGACAGGCACACCCCGGTCTGCCTGTTGATGATGCGGAAGAACTTAGCTGTCGGAAATCCGTACCCCATGCCACTCCTAGTGATTATCTAGTAGCTCTAAGTAACTGTTGGATGGTAGCAAGCATCCTCGCCGCTGCGCTCCGCATCCAGGCGGAGCGGTAGGCCCCGCGAGGCGGGGGGTCATCATGAGCCGGAGTAACCTGGCCACCGGTCCGGCTCCGCGCCCGAGCCTGCGCGAGTACGGCGACGTCGCCGGCCCGCACACCCAGCTCACCTTCGCCGGCGCCCTGGCACACCAGCTCACCACCCCGGCCGGAGTCCTCGGCTTCACCCCCCACAAGCAGTGCGGTCCCACGATGCGGCAAGTCACTCGCCGCCGTGCTGACCGCACGCGGCCCCCGGTGTCCGGCTCTCGGTCGGCATGACCATCACCGAACAGATCCACCAGGCGGTGCTACAGGGCGCCGCCTCGGCTCTGCGCGGTGGGCGTGATGAGAGGTCGGGCCTGGGGGGAATACCGTCCGGCAGTGCGATGCCAATCGCAATTTCCGCGGATCATGGTGCGCATCACGTCTGTGTACGCGTGGACAGCGGTGCGTTCGGATGCCGTGAGGTCCAGGCTGCTACACAGGGCCGGGATCTGGCGGTCGTGGTGGAGGAAGCGCTGTACGGCGGTGTCCGCCTCTTGGATGATCTGGGTGATGGCCTGCGTTCTTGGGAGGTTCTGCTCGCGCATGCGGCCAGCCCATCAGGTCGTAGGTGAGATGGAGGTCTTCGGCCCCGATGTCGGGGTAGAAGTAGGCGGCGAGGTCCGCCACGTGCGAGGACAGGTACCGTCCGGCCGCCTCGTCGCCGGTTACCGCTCCCCGGTTGCGGGCCCAGTCCAGGTTGCACTCACGTGCCGCCGCCAGGTGCGGGTTCACCCGGACCGGGAAGGGCACCGAGAATTCCATATCTCGCGGCATGGTTCCTCGCAATGGGGCTGTCCGGCATTTCCGGCTCGGATACGCCGTGGTTGTAAAAGGTCTTCAATCCCGCTCGGAAAGTCCGATGAGATGCGCCGGTCGGTGCTGTGGTGGCGGGGACCGACCTCACGGGATGGCAGCACCCTTCAGCGCAGTGCGCCGGGTGTCCGTTCAGTGATGTGCATCAGGAGGCGTTTGGGGCGAAGCGTTGCGCTGCCGAGCTGGGGTCGGCTGTCGGTTCCGGCGGCGGGGTGGAGTTCCCAACGTGCGGTGATGGTGGCCAGGGCCAGGGCAGATTCGGTGAGGCCGAAGTGGTCGCCGATGCACTTGCGTGCGCCGCCGCCGAAGGAAAAGAAGGCGTCGCGCGGCCCGGTGCCGGCCGGGGCCGTGGTCCATCTGTCCGGGTGGAAGCGCTCCGCGTCGGGGTATGTGTCGGGGCGGTGGTGGATGAGGTAGGGGCTGTACACGATCGTGGTGCCGGCCGCGATCACATGGTCACCGAGTCGGGTGTCGTGGGTGGTGATCCGGGTGCTGAGCGGGACCGGAGGGTACAGGCGCAGGGTCTCCCGGACGATGCTGGCGGTCAGAGGCAGTTGGGGGGAGGTCGTCGTAGGCGGCGGGTCGCCCGGCGAGGACGGCGTCGGCTTCCGCGCGCAGGCGTTGTTCAACGTCTGCGTGGCGAGACAGCAGATGCAGGGCCCAGGCGAGGGTGGTAGCAGTGGTCTCAACACTGGCAACGAAGAACGAAACAGCCTGGTCGATCAGTTCAGTGTCCGACGGTCCTGGTTCATCGCCGGCTGCGTCTTCGGCGCCCATCAGGAGGGACAGAAGATCCTCACCGCCGCCGTTGTCCCGGCCCGGGGCGGCGAGGCGGTCGGTGACCGCAGTGGTGACGGTGCGCCGAAGGCGGCTACTCGCCCGCTGGTAGCGGCGGTGGGCAGCCGGTCCAGGGCCGCCGGCAGGAACATACGCCGGAAAATCCCGGTGACCACCACCCTCAGATCGTCCGACACGCGGGCCATGGCCTGCGGGCTCACTGATGTGCTGAACATGGTCGCGAGCAGGACTCTCGCAGTGATCTTCTCCATCTCGGCCGGTATGTCGACGACCTGGCCATCGCGCCAGGCCCCGGTGACCGCGGCGATCTGCCGGGTCATGACCTCGGCCTGCGCGGCCCGATGGCCCGGGTGGAAGGCGGGCTGCGTCAGTCGCCGCTGCCGCCGGTGCTGATCGTGCGGGCAGGTCAGCACGCTGTTGCCAAGGACTTCCCGGTTCGGTCGTAGAGGCTGCCTCCCTTGTCGAACACCTGATCACTGACCAGCATGTGCCGGGTGAGCTCAGGGTCGCAGACCACGATCGCGCGGTGCGGACCGATCCGGACCCGTACGAGATCTCCCTGGGCGGGTAAAGCCTTGAGGAACCTCAGAGGATCACGAACCAGCGCGAGGGCATGGCCGACCAGCGGCCATACTCCGGGAGCCTCGGGAAGGGAATCCGTCCTGACCACAGGCCTCTCCCTCCGCAGCGGGCGACTCGACATCAGCAGCGAGGAAACGCCCTTCAGCAAACGTCACGTAAGGCAAATGCTGACGTACAGAACGTCATATCTCAACGGTGCAACCGAGGCTGACGTGGCCGTGAGACTTGGCGCCGGGGCGTACGCCTGATGACGGGCAGTCTCGGGCTGCAACAACGGCGGCGCTGCGGGAACACCACCCCGCGGCGCCGCGGCCGCGTCAGGTCAACTCACCCCCGTGTCCCGGTCAGGTTCCCCGCAGCTGCCCGAAATCGGAGTTCGACCGGAGACCTTCCCAGTCCGTCGACGCATCAACTCACAGGTTGCCCGCGATCTGAGCTGCGACGATGGCCACGTCCGGTGCACAGAAGGAGCCGCACCCTGGAACACCGCAGCACACCCCGAGCGCGCCGCGCGCGCTCCCGGACGCGGTTCAGTCCGCCCGCTCGATCGTTCCCTTGCGGTTGCGCCGGGTCAGTACGCGTTCGACGCGGGCCAGCGGCGGGGAGGAGTGCCGGCGCAGCGCCGCGCGCGCGGCGTTCGCGCCCGGGGCGCCGTGCACCCCGCCCCCCGGGTGGGCGCTCGCGGAGGCCAGATACAGCCGTCCGACCGGGGTCTCCGCGCGGCCCGAGCCGGGAATCGGGCGGAAGAAGAGCTGCTGGTGCATGGCGGTGGTGCCGCCGTTGATGGCGCCGTCCTGGAGGTTGGCGTCCATCGACTGCAGGGTCGGCGGGGCCAGGATGCGCCGGGCGCGGATCAGGGAACGGAACCCGGGGGCGAACCGCTCCACGTGGCGTTCGACGCGGTCCGCCATGATCCGCTGCTCCCTGTCGTCCCAGGCGCCCGTCAAGCCCTCGTCGCCCGCGTCGCCCGTGACCAGGTGCGGTACATGGGTGTAGGCCCAGGCGGACTCGGTGCCCTCGGGTGAGCGCGGCGGATCGCTGGTCGTCATCTGGCCGAACACGGTGAACGGCCGGTCCGGGACGAGCTTCCGGGCGATCTGGGCGGCGAACCGGGTCAACTCGTCGACGCCGTCCGCGAGATGCACGGTGCCCGCAAGGGACGCCGCCTCCTGCGCCCAGGGCACGGGGCCGTCCAGCGCCCAGTCGACCTTGAAGGTGGCGAAGTCCCACTGGAACCGCCGCAGGTCGTCCATGAGCTGGGCGGGCAGGTGCTCGGGCTCCACCAGCCCGCCGTAGAGCGCGGGCGCCGGCACGTCGGCCAGTACGGCATGGCGGGCCGCCACCGTCTCCCCGCCGGCCGTCCGCACCGCGACCGCCCGGCCGCCACGGACGACGATCCGTTCGGCGCGTTCCCCGCACCTGAGGGTGCCGCCGCGCTCGCGCAGTCTGCGCACCAGTGCTTCGGTGAGGGCGCCCGAGCCGCCGGACGGCACCGGGAAGCCGTACGTCTGCCCGAGCATCGTCATCAGCCAGCCGAAGCCGCCGCTGCCCGCGGACTCGGGGGCGAGGTCGGCGTGCAGGGCGTTGCCCGCCAGCAGCAGCCGTCCGCCCTCGCCGCGGAACTCCTCCTCCCCCAGCCGGCGCACCGGCAGCACCAGGGAGCGGGCCAGCCGCAGGCCGCCCGCGGCGCGCAGCCGCAGCGCGAGCCTGGCGCCCGCGCGCACCGGCGGGAACGGGGTGAACAGGGCGTCCAGCAGGTCGGGGCGGACGTGCTCCCACACCGAGTGCAGCTCGCGCCATGAGTCCCCGTCGCCGTCGGCGAAGGTGTCCAGGGAGGTGGCGGTGTCGTCGACGTCGCGGCCCAGCACCGCGCACCTGCCGTCGCTGCGGGGGTGGGCCAGCACCCGGGGCGCGTGGGCCCAGCGCAGCCCGTACCGCTCCAGCTCCAGCCCCCCGATGGCCGGTGAGGCGGCGGCCAGCGGGTAGAACGAGCTGAACAGGTCGTTGACGAAGTCGGGGTGCACGCCTCTGTCGTGGCGCACGGCGCCGCCGGGCTCGTCCTGCTCCTCCAGAACCTCCACGCTCCAGCCGGCGTCGGCGAGGAGATTGGCGGCGACCAGCCCGTTGGGGCCCGCGCCGATCACCACAGCGTCGGGCACGACCGCCTCCTCGTCCGCGCCGTCGCGCGGCTCGTCGTCCGGCTCGTCGCCGGGTTCGTCGCTGTACGGGTCATGAGATCGCCGGCTTGACGACGCGGGTGCCGTCGATCGCGTCGCCGGTCTCCTCGCAGACCTTCGCCAGCCTGGCCAGCATCGCGCGGTGGCGGAGCTGGATGACCGTCTCCACGGCCATGTTGTGCACCGCCCGGCCGGCGCCCCGCAGGGGGTGCTCGTCGACGATCACCAGGGTGTACTCGCCCCAGGAGCGCAGCTCGATGGCGATGCGGGCGGTGCCCAGCGGCCCGGCGTGCGCCTCCAGTTCCAGGACGCTGCCCTCGACGCACCGCCGTACGACCGTCTCGTTGTGGAACGTCAGCGGGCCGAGGCGGACCTCGTACCCGATGGCGGAGTCCAGTTCGGGCCAGTCACCGCGCACGGGCGTGGAGGACGACGTCCCGACGACCCAGTCGGCGTACCGGGTGCCGTCGGCCAGTACGGTCCAGACGTTCTCGGGGGCGGTTTCGATCAGCCGGTGGCGTACGGCCACGGACACCTCCGCCGGGCTCGGGTGTGCTGGTGGCACACGGTGGTCGGGGGGCGGGTTCCCGCGCGGCCGTCGTTGAACCACGCGGGGTGCGCAGGGCCGCGGGGGGCGTGGTGTCACTCGGTCGCGGCGCGGTCGGCGCGGCCGCCGCCGCCCAGCGGGCCGGTGGGGCGTACGTCCTCGTGGGCGGCGGTCCGGGGCAGTTGCCGGCGCGTGGCGCGGAGCACGACCGGGGGTAGCGCCCCGCGTACCAGTTGCACCGCGCGCAGCCACCTCGGTACGTACACGGCGGTGCGCCGGCGTTCGACGGCGTCGGCCAGGCGGACGGCGACCCCGGGGGCCGACGAGATCCGGTGGGCCGGCGGCGGCATGTGGGCGCGCAGTTCGCGCAGGGCGGCGTGCCGCTCGCCGTCCCGGATCATGTCGGTGTCGGTCCAGCCCAGGTAGGCGATGCCCACCGCCACGCCGTGGTGGGCCAGTTCGGCGCGCAGGGAGTGTGCGAGGGCCTCGACGCCGGCCTTGGAGGAGCAGTAGGCGCTCATCATGGGGGCCGCGCCGATCGAGGCCAGCGAGCCGATCTGGAGGTGGTAGCCGGCGGTGCGCAGCAGATCGGGGAGGAAGGCGTGGGCGGTGTGGGCGCTGCCGGTGAGGTTGACGTCGATGATGCGCCGCCATTGGGCGGGGTCGGTGTCGACGAAGGCCCCTGCCTCGGCGACGGCGGCGTTGGCTACGACGGCGGAGGGCGGGCCGAGGCGGCGCCGGATCTCCTCGGCGGCCGCCTCCAGGGACGCGAGGTCGGTGACGTCCACCTCGCGGGCGAGGGCGGGGGTGGGCAGTTCGGCGGCCAGCCGTTGCAGTGCGTCTCCCTCGTGGCCGAGGAGTGCGAGGCGCGCGCCGCGGCGGGCGAGCTCGCGGGCGAGCTCGGCGCCGATGCCGCGGGCGGCGCCGGTCACCACGACCGTGCGGTCGGTGAGGGGGCTGTGTGCCACGGTGTCTCCCGGAGGGCCGGTGTCATCGGCCCTCCGGGTGTCCGGGTACGGCGAGGGGTAACCGGGGGTGGGGGTGGAGGTCGTCGGCGGGGGCGCTTTTCCCCGCCCCCGCCGCCCCTGCCCCTCCCGGGTCCGGGGGCTCCGCCCCCGGACCCCCGAAGGTGCGACCCGCGGACCTGCGGACTCCCGCTCCGCGGTGGATGCCGGTGGAACTGGTGCGCCAGGGTCGCGTCGAGCCGGGTGCCCTCACCTCACGTGCGGCGCTCCCGGCGCTGCGGGACCGCCGCAGGCGGCGTCGTGAAGCCACCGGGGAGCGGCGCCCCGGCCGCCGACCGCGGGCCGGGGCGCGGCGTGGCCTGTCGGGGGGCGGCCGGCTGCCGTGCCGGGGGCCGCATCGGAGCGGGCACGTCCACCGACGAGCGCTCGGCCGATGGGTGTTCCACCGAACGGCGCTCAGCAGCGATCCGCGACGCCGCGGACCGCTCCGTCGCGGACCGCTCCGTCGTGGACCGCCGCGGCGCGGAGCTCTGCGGCGCGGACCGTTCCGCCCCGGGCCTCTCTTCCCCCGGCCGCTCCACCCCGGACCGCCGCGGCGCGGGCCGCTCCGCCCCAGGCCGCTCCGCCCCGGGCCGTTCCGCTCCGCTCTGCTCCACCCCTCCCCGCGCCATGATGGGCCGCCGCGGCGCGAGTCGGGCGGTCGGCGGGCCCGTCGGCCTCTGGGGTTCCGGGGCGGGGTGCGGGGGTGCCGGGGGGCGTGGGGTGGCGCGGGCGACCACCCTCGCGTGGGTCATCAGTGGGGCGCAGCGCTCGCACACCTCCGCGAGGGTCCAGACGCGTCCCACCGCCGGGTTGTGCCGCAGGACCAGCAGCACCGTGCCGCCGCACAGGACCCTGGTGCCAGGGTGCGCGGAGCACTGCTGCACCCGGCACTGGCAGGACGCGTCGCCTCGTACCGTGGCCGCCTTGGCGTGGGCGGCGGCATGGGCCTCGGCGAACCGGCGCAGCGCGGCGACGTCCCGGGAGCGGGACGGCATCCGGCAGGCGGCGCTGCAGACGACGGAGGCGGAACGGTCGCTGTGACCGGTGACCCGGACGGTCCAGATCCGTCCGGGACGGCGGGCTGCGGGAACCTCGGAATGTGCGAGTGCCACGGGCGGGATTCCTTCGTGTGCGGGGGGCTGCTGCCGTGTGAGGGCCGGCGCTCCGGTACGGGCGCACACCTATCCCTACCCGCCCGGACGCCCGTTCCAGCCTCCCGACCCGCCGGGCTGCCGCCCGCCGTCAGGCCCCGTCCGGCGGATCTTCTCGGGCCCGCGATGCCTGGCACGCGGTCTCGCCGTGCGTCCGAATCCCTCAAGTACGTCCAGTGCGAGGGAGATCCGGGCGTGCGCCGGGAGCACGTGTCCGACGCCGCGGACCGCTCCCCGGAAATCCGCCGGACGGGCCCTGGCCCCGCAGGGTGAGCACCGCGCCCCACGGGCACCCTGGTTCACACCCGCAACGTGTCGCGGGCGGCTCCCGCTGTTGCCCCGGCGGCCGTCCTGTGACGTAATCGGATGACCCGCACAGAAGATGTCGGCGGTGCAGTTGCCGCGCCGGAGGGAGCGGCGGACATGCGTGTGTATCCGGGCTCGGCCGGCGACGAGATGCCCGCGGCGCCGGGCGCACTGCTCGACCTGCTGCAGGTCGCGGCCGTGGTGCTGGACGCCGAGGGCCAAATCGTCCTGTGGAGTCCGGAGGCCGAACGACTGCTCGGATACACGGCGGAGGAGGCCCTCGGGCAGCGCGCCGACCACTTCCTGGTGTCGTCCGCGCAGCGGCACCGGGGCCGTGAGCTGTTCGCGCAGGTGCGCTCGGGCACCCGCTGGGCGGGGGTGTTCCCGCTGTGCCACAAGGACGGCACCGAGCACCCGGTGGAGTTCCGCACCATGCGGCTGGACGACAGCCGGGGTGAGGTCCACATGCTCGGCCTGGCCACCGACGCCCGTACCGTACGGGGCGTGGAGCGGGACCTGGCGCTGTCCCACATCCTCGTCGACCAGACACCGGTCGGCATCGCGGTCTTCGACACCCGGCTGCGGTGGGTGGGGTGCAATCCGGCGCTCGAACGGCTCAACGGTCTGACCGAGTCGGCGCTGGTGGGCCGCAGGCTCGGCGAGGTCCTGCCGGGGCTGGACACGCGGACCATCGAGGACCGGATGCGGCGCGTGCTGGAGACGGGCGAGCCGCTCCTCGACCAGCAGACGATCGGGTACACGGAGGCCGGTACCGGGGAGCGGGCGTTCTCGGAGTCGTACCACCGCATCGCGGACGCCCGCGGCCGGGTGCTGGGTCTTGCCATGGCGATCATCGACGTCACCGAACGGCAGCAGGCGGCGTCGGAGGTGGTCCGGGCGCGGGAGCAGCTGGCAGTGATCGCGGACGCGGGGGTGCGGATCGGCAGCACGCTCGATCTGTGGCAGACGGCGCGGGAGCTGGCCGATGTGACGGTGCCGCACCTGGCGGACCTGGCCGCCGTGGACGTACTGGAGTCGGTGGTGGCGCACGGCATCGTCGCGCCCGTCATGGCGGACACCCATGTCGAGTTCCGGGCGCTGGCCGTCGCCTCCGGCTACGCCACCGACGCCATCCGCGCCGCCGACCCGGTCGGGCAGCTCGCCGTCTACAGCCCCTCGCGGCTGATCACCCAGTGCGTGCGCGAGGCGGAGCCCTGCCGGGTGGAACACGTCGACGCGGCGGTGATGCGGCGCATCGCCCGGGACGCGCACGCCGCCCAGGCCCTGCGCGAGGCCGGGGTACACAGCTATCTGGCGGTGCCGCTGCGGGCGCGGGGCGAGGTGCTGGGCACGCTCAGTCTGCTGCGGACGCGCAACGAGCGGCCCTTCGACGACGCTGACCAGGTCCTCGCCTGCGAACTCGCGGCGCGCGCCGCCATGTGCATCGACAACGCGCGGCTGTACGGGCGGGAGCGAACCGCCGCGCTCACGCTCCAGCGCAGCCTGCTGCCGCCCGCGCCCGCCCGGCACGAGGGGCTCGATGTCGCGGCCCGCTATCTGCCCGCGCTGAGCGAGATCGGCGGCGACTGGTACGACGTACTGCCGCTGGGGCCGGGGCGGACGGCGCTCGTCGTGGGCGACGTGATGGGCAAGGGCGTCCAGGCGGCGGCGATCATGGGCCAGTTGAG carries:
- a CDS encoding SRPBCC family protein, whose protein sequence is MAVRHRLIETAPENVWTVLADGTRYADWVVGTSSSTPVRGDWPELDSAIGYEVRLGPLTFHNETVVRRCVEGSVLELEAHAGPLGTARIAIELRSWGEYTLVIVDEHPLRGAGRAVHNMAVETVIQLRHRAMLARLAKVCEETGDAIDGTRVVKPAIS
- a CDS encoding NAD(P)/FAD-dependent oxidoreductase, coding for MPDAVVIGAGPNGLVAANLLADAGWSVEVLEEQDEPGGAVRHDRGVHPDFVNDLFSSFYPLAAASPAIGGLELERYGLRWAHAPRVLAHPRSDGRCAVLGRDVDDTATSLDTFADGDGDSWRELHSVWEHVRPDLLDALFTPFPPVRAGARLALRLRAAGGLRLARSLVLPVRRLGEEEFRGEGGRLLLAGNALHADLAPESAGSGGFGWLMTMLGQTYGFPVPSGGSGALTEALVRRLRERGGTLRCGERAERIVVRGGRAVAVRTAGGETVAARHAVLADVPAPALYGGLVEPEHLPAQLMDDLRRFQWDFATFKVDWALDGPVPWAQEAASLAGTVHLADGVDELTRFAAQIARKLVPDRPFTVFGQMTTSDPPRSPEGTESAWAYTHVPHLVTGDAGDEGLTGAWDDREQRIMADRVERHVERFAPGFRSLIRARRILAPPTLQSMDANLQDGAINGGTTAMHQQLFFRPIPGSGRAETPVGRLYLASASAHPGGGVHGAPGANAARAALRRHSSPPLARVERVLTRRNRKGTIERAD
- a CDS encoding SDR family oxidoreductase, whose protein sequence is MAHSPLTDRTVVVTGAARGIGAELARELARRGARLALLGHEGDALQRLAAELPTPALAREVDVTDLASLEAAAEEIRRRLGPPSAVVANAAVAEAGAFVDTDPAQWRRIIDVNLTGSAHTAHAFLPDLLRTAGYHLQIGSLASIGAAPMMSAYCSSKAGVEALAHSLRAELAHHGVAVGIAYLGWTDTDMIRDGERHAALRELRAHMPPPAHRISSAPGVAVRLADAVERRRTAVYVPRWLRAVQLVRGALPPVVLRATRRQLPRTAAHEDVRPTGPLGGGGRADRAATE
- a CDS encoding SpoIIE family protein phosphatase — its product is MRVYPGSAGDEMPAAPGALLDLLQVAAVVLDAEGQIVLWSPEAERLLGYTAEEALGQRADHFLVSSAQRHRGRELFAQVRSGTRWAGVFPLCHKDGTEHPVEFRTMRLDDSRGEVHMLGLATDARTVRGVERDLALSHILVDQTPVGIAVFDTRLRWVGCNPALERLNGLTESALVGRRLGEVLPGLDTRTIEDRMRRVLETGEPLLDQQTIGYTEAGTGERAFSESYHRIADARGRVLGLAMAIIDVTERQQAASEVVRAREQLAVIADAGVRIGSTLDLWQTARELADVTVPHLADLAAVDVLESVVAHGIVAPVMADTHVEFRALAVASGYATDAIRAADPVGQLAVYSPSRLITQCVREAEPCRVEHVDAAVMRRIARDAHAAQALREAGVHSYLAVPLRARGEVLGTLSLLRTRNERPFDDADQVLACELAARAAMCIDNARLYGRERTAALTLQRSLLPPAPARHEGLDVAARYLPALSEIGGDWYDVLPLGPGRTALVVGDVMGKGVQAAAIMGQLSAATRALTRLDLPPAELLGHLDDIMGSLGDTIATCLYAVCDLRRGRCVLSSAGHLPPVLLRPDGEAELVDVPPGAPLGVGGVDFGTVEVELAPGALLALYTDGLVENRNEPIDVGLTSLTRLLRGCRLPLERIGDMLLGALRPEPDDDVALVLVRTRA